The genomic segment TCGTCCCGCAGCTGCTCGGGATCGGTCACCCGGGCGAGGTGGCCGAGCGCCTCGGCGACGGGCTGGTAGGGGATGCGGACGACGGCGTCGCAGGCGCCGTAGAGGACGAGCGCGCCGTCCCGCGCGGCCTCGTGCGCGAACTCCCGCACGAGCCGGCTCTTCCCGGATCCGGCCTCGCCGGCGAGGAGCGCGACCCGCCGGCCCTCGCCGCCCGCGCGGGGCATGAGGGAGCGCAGGAGCGTGAGCTCGCGGGGCCTGCCGACGAACGGGAAGGACGGCGTCAGGCGCAGCGAACCGGGGAGCTCGGCTGCAGGATCGAGCGCCGGCATAGTCAGATCTGATCATGCCACTCGCCGGACGGGCGCGTCGAGAGTGGGTCAATCCCCGTTATGCGCCCGCGGCGGCGCGCCCGTAGCGTGCTCCCCAGTAGGGGCAACCGCACAGGTAAAGGAGCGACTGTGGCTACCACAGCATCACTGGCAGATCTGGCCGAGCAGGAGCTGGCCGGCTTCCGCGGCGAGCTGATCGGCCCCGGACATTCCGGGTACGAGGAGGCGCGCGCCGTCTACAACGCGATGATCGACCGGCGCCCGGGCCTGATCGCCCGCTGCGCGTCGGCGGACGACGTCGCCGCGACGATCAACTTCGCCCGCCGTCACGACGTGCTGGTCGCCGTGCGCGGCGGAGGGCACAACGGCGGCGGCCTGGGGACGGTCGACGACGGCGTCGTCATCGACCTCGGGCTCATGCGCGACATCACGGTCGACGCCGACCGGCGCACGGTGTCAGTCGGCGGCGGCGCCACCTGGGGCGAGGTCGACCGGGCCACCCACGAGGCGGGCCTGGCGACCCCGAGCGGGATCATCTCGACCACCGGCGTCGGCGGGCTGACGCTCGGCGGCGGCATCGGTCACCTGGCCCGCAAGCACGGGCTCACCATCGACAACCTGCTGGGCGCCCAGCTGGTGCTCGCCGACGGGACGCGCGCGCACGCGAGCGCCCAGGAGAACCCGGATCTCTTCTGGGCGATCCGCGGCGGGGGCGGCAACTTCGGCGTCGTCACCGAGTTCGAGTTCCGGCTCCACCCGGTCAGCACGGTCGTGGCCGGGCCGACCTTCTGGCCGATCGAGCAGTCGGGCGAGGTGCTGCGGGCCTACCGCGAGTTCCTTCCCGCGGCCGATCGCGACCTGAACGGGTTCTTCGCGTACACGTCGGTGCCGCCGGTGCCGCCGTTTCCGGAGGAGCTGCACGGCCGGCAGGTGGCCGCGATCGTCTGGTGCCATCTGGGGTCGGAGGAGGAGGCGCTCGCCGCGATCAAGCCGATGACCGAGGTCGGGACGCCGCTCCTGCACGGGCCGCACGCGCTGCCGTTCCCGGCGCTCCAGGGCTTCTTCGACGGGCTCTACCCGAAGGGGCACCAGTGGTACTGGCGGGCCGACTTCGTGCGGACGCTGTCCGATCAGGCCATCGCCGCACACGAGGAGTGGGGGCCGCAGATGCCCTCCGGCCAGTCGACGATGCACATGTACCCGATCGACGGGGCCGTGCACGACG from the Gaiellales bacterium genome contains:
- a CDS encoding FAD-binding oxidoreductase, with amino-acid sequence MATTASLADLAEQELAGFRGELIGPGHSGYEEARAVYNAMIDRRPGLIARCASADDVAATINFARRHDVLVAVRGGGHNGGGLGTVDDGVVIDLGLMRDITVDADRRTVSVGGGATWGEVDRATHEAGLATPSGIISTTGVGGLTLGGGIGHLARKHGLTIDNLLGAQLVLADGTRAHASAQENPDLFWAIRGGGGNFGVVTEFEFRLHPVSTVVAGPTFWPIEQSGEVLRAYREFLPAADRDLNGFFAYTSVPPVPPFPEELHGRQVAAIVWCHLGSEEEALAAIKPMTEVGTPLLHGPHALPFPALQGFFDGLYPKGHQWYWRADFVRTLSDQAIAAHEEWGPQMPSGQSTMHMYPIDGAVHDVAENATPFSYRDVTWAEVIVGVDPDPANAQAITAWTKGYWDATHPHSAGGAYVNFMMDEGQERVRATYRGNYERLTKIKSAYDPGNLFRVNQNIRPAA